CCCTTCCAGCACAGCCACCCGGACGTGCTCAAGCGCATGAAGCGCCCGGCCAGCGGCGAGCGCAACCTGGAGCGCTTGCAGGCCTGGCGCGAGGCCTGCCCGCAGCTCATCGTGCGCTCGACCTTCATCGCCGGCTTCCCCGGCGAGACCGAGGCCGAGTTCCAGCACCTGCTGGACTTCCTGCAGGACGCGCAGATCGACCGCGCCGGCTGCTTCGCCTACTCGCCCGTCACCGGCGCCGCGGCCAATGCCCTGCCCGGCGCCCTGCCGGATGCCCTGCGCGAGGAGCGCCGCGCCCGCTTCATGGCCGTGGCCGAAGCCGTCTCGGCCGCGAAGCTGCAAGCCCGGGTGGGCGCCACCATGCAGGTGCTGGTCGACCAGGCCAAGGCCCTGGGCAAGCAGGGCGGCCTGGGCCGCACGTATGCCGATGCGCCGGAGATCGACGGCGTGGTCCACCTGCTGCCGCCGGCCAAGGCCAGCAAGAGCTACAAGGTCGGCGACTTCGTGAAGGCGCGCATCGTGTCCACCCGCGGGCACGACCTGGTCGGCGAGATCGTCTGAACCGCGCCTGCCATGGCTGACACCCTGCCGCCGGATCAGCCGGCCAATGCTCCGGCCGACCCCGCGGCCGACCCCACGGCGCCCGGCCCGGCCACCCGCCTGATCCACCACCCCTACCGCGCGCCGGCCGGCTTCGAATCGCCGGCCGTGCCGGTGGCCAAGGCCTCCACCGTCTTCTTCGACAGCGTGGCGGCGATGCGCTCGACCCGCTGGGCCGACAAGTCCGGCTACACCTACGGCCTGCACGGCACGCCGACCAGCTTCACCCTGGAAGCGCGGCTGGCCACGCTGGAGGGCGCGTCCCATGTGCTGCTGGCGCCCAGCGGCCTGGCCGCCATCGCCCTGGTCGATCAGGCCCTGCTCGGCCCTGGCGACACCCTGCTGCTGCCGGACAACGTGTATGCGCCCAGCCGCAACCTGGCCGAGCATGAGCTCAAGCGCTGGGGCATCACCACCCTCACGTACGACCCGCTCGATGCCGAGGCCTTCGGCCGCCTGCTGGGGCCTTCGACCCGGCTGATCTGGCTGGAGGCGGCCGGCTCGGTGACGCTGGAGTTCCCGGACCTGCGCGGCCTGCTGGCCACGGCGCGGCGCCTGGCGCCGCAGGCCGTGATCGCGCTGGACAACACCTGGGGCGCCGGCCTGGCCTTCGATGCCTTTGACCTGGGCGAGGGCCTGAGCGCGGACCTCACCGTGCACGCCCTCACCAAATACCCGGCCGGCGGCGGCGATCTGTTGATGGGCTCCATCGCCTGCCGCGATGCCGAGCTGCATGCGCGCCTGGCCGCGGCCCACGGGCGACTGGGCCTGGGCGTGGGCGCCAACGATGTCGAG
This window of the Piscinibacter lacus genome carries:
- a CDS encoding PLP-dependent transferase — translated: MADTLPPDQPANAPADPAADPTAPGPATRLIHHPYRAPAGFESPAVPVAKASTVFFDSVAAMRSTRWADKSGYTYGLHGTPTSFTLEARLATLEGASHVLLAPSGLAAIALVDQALLGPGDTLLLPDNVYAPSRNLAEHELKRWGITTLTYDPLDAEAFGRLLGPSTRLIWLEAAGSVTLEFPDLRGLLATARRLAPQAVIALDNTWGAGLAFDAFDLGEGLSADLTVHALTKYPAGGGDLLMGSIACRDAELHARLAAAHGRLGLGVGANDVEAVLRGLPSLPLRYAAQDATARALAAHCAAQAARPGSLIRRVLHPARPDSPGHAHWAALCRAAAGLLTLEFAPEAAEGPRRAERFVEALRHFRIGYSWGGPLSLAVPYEPAQIRPAGSPYRGPLVRLCIGLEDVADLIADVDQALAQAAR